In Vanacampus margaritifer isolate UIUO_Vmar chromosome 6, RoL_Vmar_1.0, whole genome shotgun sequence, the DNA window AAACGGCAGGAAGCGAGCGAGCAAATTGCGCCATATCCGTCCGTCACACGATTCCAACGTCTTCCTGGCAGGGCCTGGCTCTGATCAACGGCACCCAGATGATCACCTCGCTGGGGGCGGAGGCCGTGGAACGCGCCCAGGCCATCGCCCGCCAGGCGGACATCATCGCCGCGCTCACCCTGGAGGTGCTGAAGGGAACCACCAAGGCCTTCGACAGCGGTGAGCGCCGCCCGAACGATCTTTCCACATCTTCTCCGGCCACGTTTCACAACATCAGGGTTGAGTCGTCCATTTTTCTTGGTGGCAGACATCCACTCGCTGAGGCCCCACCCGGGACAAACAGAGGTGGCCCTGCGCTTCCGCTCGCTGCTGGACTCGGATCACCATCCGTCCGAGATCGCGGGTGGGTAGAAGACAACCTGAACTGAACCAGATTTTTGTAACTGAATCCAGAATCCAGACATCGGCAAAAGGTGCAAGTCCTAAAAGATTTGTGTGTTTCCAGAGAGCCACCGCTTCTGCGACCGAGTCCAGGATGCTTACACCATGCGTTGCTGTCCTCAGGTAAAACACATTTGGCTTTATAATCtgcaccagaggtggcaaatacaGAAAGTCcagaaagtgggaaaaaaaaaactgccacacaCCTTCAAACTAGTCATGTTGGATACAAACTCGCTTCCTTGCGTTGGCGTGTTTTCATCGACCTGCTTCCTGTTGCCGCTCTGCTTCAAGGTCCACGGCATCGCCAACGACACCATCCAATTTGTCCTCAACATCATCAACACAGAAATCAACAGCGCCACCGACAACCCTGTATCCTTCAGTCTGGAAACTTGCAGAATTGCCTGTCGTCCTCGTCCAGCAACAATCGTGCAGATCTTGTGGGAGTCAAAGTCAAAGATCGTAGAGTGCGTTGGACGGCCATCTTGTTTCTTGTTGTCCTCGGGTCTACGACTAAGTCCCATTCCTGTGGCCCCCACATCAAATCTAAAAGTAGTTGGATCAAAGATAACCcatattgggtcaaaaagggatcAACTCAACTTGTTGTGTTATTCAATTGTCAAGTGAATGGCCCACAAAACatccccaaaattgggttgctttgtgggttattcataaCAAAAATGTACCCAAGTTggtcagttcatttttgacctaattcaattgggttatccAAGTTACCCAAAcccccacaaaacaacccaacaaattgggttgcttggtgggttattatttaatttgacccaacgttttggatTAAATAAGTCAAACAATTGGGTCGGTTTATTTTGAcctaattcaattgggttattcgattaacccaaaatgttgggtcaaatgaataacccacaaaacaacctgacaaattgggttgctttgtgggttattaattcaGATTTACCcaatttttgtgttaaataactcaaaattgggtcagttcatttttgacctaattcaattgggttattcaagtTACCCAACACCCCACGAAACTTGGTGGGTtatttcatttgacccaacgttttggataaaataactcatttttgaccaaattcacttgggttattcaatttaccccaaaagttgggtcaaatgaataacccacaaaacaacctgacaaattgggttgcttggtgggttattatttaatttgacccaactttttgtgttaaataactcaaaatttggtcagttcatttttgaccaaattcaattgggttattcaagtTACCCAAAAACCCACAAAACTTGGTGGGTtatttcatttgacccaacgttttggataaaataactcatttttgATAAAATTTacttgggttattcaatttaccccaaaagttgggtcaaatgaataacccacaaaacaacctaaCAAATTGGGTTTCTTGGtgggttattatttaatttgtataatttgtaataatttatttgacccaacattttggattaaataactcaaaaaattgggtcgctttatttttgacctaattcaattgggttattcgaTTAACCCAAACAGTTGGGCCAAAggaataacacacaaaacaagccCAAAACTTAGGTTGCGTTGTGGATTATAAATCTgtttaataactcaaaaagttgggttggtccatttttgacctaatttgggttatttttgatccagccgtttaaaatttttatttttttatcttgactGCCTTCCAATAATGTCCGATGTAACTTgggttttccatccatccattgttgtagtttttttcctATTGGCTGTGCAAGATGGTGTTTGCCGACAGAGGGGAAACTATTTCAGGTGGTAATTTTCACGGCGAGTACCCAGCAAAGGTAAGTACAACAAAGTAACAAATTGAAGGCATCGCGTTTGTCGTGGTCTCAGCTTTCGCTTTCCAATCAGGCTCTCGACTTTCTCGCCATCGCGGTCCACGAGCTGGCCTCCATCAGCGAACGCAGGATCGAGAGGTTGTGCAACCCGTCGCTGAGCGAGCTGCCGGCCTTCCTGGTTAACGAGGGGGGCCTCAACTCGGGCTTCATGATTGCTCATTGCACCGCCGCCTCTTTAGGTGGCGCCCGTCTCGGTTTTCCCCAAACAGCCCTCAGCTGCTCCCGCCTCACTCGTTTTCCATGTTCAGTTTCAGAGAATAaagttttgtgccatccttcCTCGGTGGACTCGTTGTCAACCAGCGCCGCCACGGAGGACCACGTGTCCATGGGGGGCTGGGCTGCCCGGAAGGCCCTCAGAGTGGTGGAGCACGTGGAGCAAGGTAAGGAAACCTGCGCCTCTTTTCAGCTGAGACGTTGTCGGAAGGACAGTGGGACCTTCTCAGTGGGACCTTCACTGGACACGTTTCTCAAGTTACCAATCGTGGCTCGCTTCAGGTGAACAGACGTCCCGGTTACACGAGTACGTCAATCACGCCGTTGTCGTAGACGAGAGAGGAACAGGATGTCGAAATTGCTTTGATGACGTCACAATGTAAACTAAAAGCACTTTTTAAACttgaaatataacttgaaaggacaatgacaaataaaataagagtagaATGTAGTCAAGTTATAGAAAGTGAAAACAACGCTAACAACAAATATTGACTGTTtctgtgcgttttggcctcttgggggcagcgtggtgccgtgcatccgtATAAAGTgcgtacagaagaaagttactGGACTGGACTCCGATTGAATTCGATTAAAAgaactcgtttttcacacattgggaagaatttgtgcctctGCGtcgtgttatcttacctgtgggtacgATGCtgtgtgttcccacagcatttgtgtgtaaatatttgttatttgaaggagaAATACTCCCAAAGTCCATGCTAACTTCTCGTTAGCATTTGAATTGgaacattagcgctaggctagcaatatttaaaaaacaaagcgttttgtatttaaatatccAGTGGATgtcattcttcttcttgtcgtgtgtttagttttacagttaattcccgcgggggaagggggggggggcatgaaacCGCTTAAAGGACgctaaccagaataacatacatttgctagttgctaatgctacgcagcGTCGGAAACGTTGGTTTTCTTCCATTTGAAGGTTTGAAGGGCAAAAtgttttggccgatgtttgaagggcaatcaTTGGCCGATTCATCAATCAGGAATTACACGATAACGTGATTCCTCGCTGCTGTTGTTTGTGTCGTCTGAACACGTTTGCGTCCGTTCTCAGTTCTGGCCATCGAGCTGCTGGCGGCCTGCCAGGGCATCGAGTTCCTCCGCCCGCTGCGGACCACCACGCCGCTGGAAAAGGTCTACGACCTGGTGCGCAGTGTGGTCAAGTAAGTCAAACACACGCGGGCCAAAGTCCGACCGGCGTCCTGCTCGGCCGGAAACGAGCTGCAGCCGGGTTAATATTTATCCCGTGTTGCGCTCGCGCAGGCCGTGGATCAAAGACCGATTCATGTCTCCGGACATCGAGGCGGTGCATCGTCTGCTGCTGGACCAGAAGGCAAAGCGCTCGATCCGCCCGAACGCCGCTCCGCATGCACGCCGTAAAtcgtcagctctttttttttcccccacgcaGGTGTGGACGGTGGCCAAGCCTTACATCGACAAATACCAGACGGAGTACATCCCGGAATCCCGGCCCGTCTCTCCCACCGCCTTCTCGCTGGAGTCGCCCGCCTCGCCCAGGAAGCGCTGCCGCCATGAATGAAACTGGCAAAATGGCGGCCATTTCATCTGGACCGGCGGCCGTCGGCATTCTACGGAAACTCACGATTGATCATTAGTGGCTTTTGAACTTGTACGTACGCGTCCTGATCCGATTTAGTTCGTACTGCCTCACAACTACCTCAGCCATTGTACTTAGCTGCCTTCCATTCCAATCCTTTTAATGCTGTTGTATAAAATGACCTATTTGGTAGCCGGCAATACAACTTTAGAAAGAAATTTGTAGCGTGTTATCAATGTCTTGTTTTAGCAGTGGAATTTCCCACTTTGTTATTGCATTCCTATTCCCATTTTTAGCACTTGCAAATAAAGGTTGAGTTTGGGTCAGGGCAGCAAACAAGGCCTTGCCGAAACACCATCAAAAGTAATCACCTACTTTGACAGATTTCATTACATTACATATGAAATATTACAACGTTGTAGTCaggaaaatgtattcatttgttcCTAACGGTCTGTTTTCTTCATTTAGCCTTTCTTGGCTACACACTGCTTCTACCgtctatataaatatatatttcaatatatatttaaatatatattaggggtgttcgaaaaaaatcgattctgcaatatattgcgatattacagcgcccAATTCTGAAATCGATTCggccatacattttttatgggaatattcaacaaaacgtcttacttagggttaggattcacacattaaacatggaagaatgttatattaatggaacattacgccttaatattttatttcagtgctgttcaaacatgaaacagactgcaaccggaattttcagataaatacattttcatacaaatcttagtgtacatgtgcaagtttactgattagtattttcaaaatttcagtaaaaaaaaaaatctctcaaagggaaaaaaaaagtactcttTAGTACAATTGACACTGCACTTTTTTTGGTCGTTTGTTGTTTTAGGAGTTTCGTTTAGTTTTATCGAAGTATTTCTGACTACTTTTGCCAACTCTGCTTTGCTGCAAACTAAACGTGGTTCTGACCGGCTTCACTGAATTACAACGCAGTTCGCACAACGTCGCCTTAAATATTTCACGCAAGACAAAGCGGAAGGGGAAAAAGAATTCCTTCGAGccggatttgaaccagcgacctaaggatttcagcTTTAGgcttctacagtcctccgctctaccaactgagctatcgaaggtaCAAATACGACATGgactaaaatgttttaatatttctaactactgtttttatatttctaaCTACTTCCGATTCTAAGGCGCTAGATAAATATGTAGGCTCGGTTTTCGCGCTGAAGGCCAAACAAACCgaggaaaaacaaagaaaatgttgtcTTGTCACAAAGAAGCGGAAGCTTGTCATAGCTTACTTTAGCGTCTCTTGCTAACGCTAGCTAACACATGAAAGCATAAAAATGAACACGCCTCGTCGTGCTACTTTGTCTCCAAAAAAGGGAACATCGTTAAATTtgactaattagctaaactagACAACTTCCCAGGTAACCGCTTGTGTGTGACGTCATCATTCCTTTGTTTGTGATATTGTCGTTCGTAAGTAGCAGTATTACCTTCAAATTATCTTAATCGAAGTCGAGCCAATGTACGTCATTAAAATAACACTGTGTACTTTTGCATATTGTcacaaaacagaacaaaaataacATGCACTTTTATAAATGCATTCAGTAAATCAGTAGGTGGTAGTATTGTAACGTTTCAGTGACCATTTACTGTCAAATGAGCCCATTGCCAGGCCCCCTCAACTCATACACTTCTTGCAATTGATGGAATTTCATTGTGCAAGTGTACAAggtgttttgtgtatttttttttaatcccctctgatttttttttttacagcatgcagctgtttacattaaaattccctgtttttatttgatattaaaaaTGTCCACCTGCCGGCTTTTGTGACTGCGCACCTGTTGCGGCTTTGTCGGTGCATGCAGACTACAGTAAAGCAGTTTGTAACATCACGAAAACAATGAATCACACTAAATTCCAGATGAGTGTGACTACTGACAAGCGGACGGACAGATGGTGGTAATAAATGTGGGGGAAAACATACGTTTGTGCAGTTTAATCATTGACCTCAATTGAACACATCAATTCAACATTAACCAACACGTTCGAGGCTCCAAGTCAGCCACAAGCTTTTGTGGTCAGCCACAGCTCTCGCCAGTGGTGAGTCGTCGGTGACGGAAGCATTGAGCTACTGTACAAGTCACCTCAATTCTATTTTTTTCGACTTGACATTGTTTAAATTTAGCGCCAAAAGTCAACTCTCTTCATTTCATGCCGTTTCTCAGGGTACACTTCCCCCAAATGTggatgttcaattttttttgtccaatccaAAACACAGCCACGTCAAATGAATATAATCAGCCCAGAGcgaaggaggcgggacttccgacttgctggttttcacacatcagctttgtttctgcttcctgtttgcgacgtgtgggccgcgtcccagttctggCGCTTCCGCCTTtttgcccctcggttgcgcgttcccgccGACGGGTGCGAATGTGCAGTATTTCTGTCTGTTGTCCGCAGCATTTCAGAGAGTGGAGACGGTTGGGTCGTGctagtgttggaacgcggccatctgTGGCCGGAAATGACGTTGacgtgtgaaacccggaagtggGAAGTCCGTTGCATCTACCCCATTCGCAATGTATTTAACAATAAAACTTATCACAATTTCAACTCTCTTATGTTGTGGCCATTGATTCACACAGTTGAATGAAAATCTAGTGACCATTCATTGGACATGTAATTTATTTAGCTAAgaacagcccaaaaaaaaaaaagaaaaaaaagaagcttttagcTTGTGTTTCAAACAGAAGTGCTGCTACTTGTATGTGAAAAAGATTTGCAGCACTGACTCAACTCCTGTACTTAAGTCAAAAAGTATCGGCTGTAAATGTACTTTAGtacaaaagtaaacatttaCTATCAATtacaaacaacactttttttttgtcatgttggtacaaagaatttttttaaacaaaaataaaatagttgagTGTTTGCATTGAGAAGAGAAAACCAAACCTGGTAGATGtcgctaatgttagcttagGCTAAGGAATAGAAGGTACACAtacctgttttcaaatgtagggcGTAAAAGTATAAAGtgatccaaaaaaataaatcctcaaGTAAAATACAGATATCTGAAAAATCTACTAAAGTACAGCAACAAACGATTTGTATTTGGTTACTTCTCAACACTATTTCTTAAACGGGTGCGAAAAGTAGCCAGTATAAAAGATCAAAGTGTCCCAAATGAAAGGCGTGACTTCACTGCGCTTTCTTCCTGGCCGGCGTGACGCTGCGCCACACTTCGGTGTAAAGCAGCGTGCCCACGAAGACCACGGCCGTGCCCGCCCAGTGCCACGCCGTGAAGGGGTTTTGGAAGTACAAGATGGAGAAGATGAG includes these proteins:
- the hal gene encoding histidine ammonia-lyase isoform X1, which encodes MAVVPTSYFIDGDTMCPDFIPCAPGVSHLTAAYREPEDSICLDGNSLTSTHLVDLGRGLYKITLAAEAERKVVQARELLDTIVKENRVVYGITTGFGKFARTVIPVSKLKELQENLVRSHSAGVGNPLSPERTRMLLALRINVLAKGHSGISLETLRAMIQAFNASCLSFVPEKGTVGASGDLAPLSHLALGLMGEGKMWSPKSGWADAKYVLQAHGLKPISLKPKEGLALINGTQMITSLGAEAVERAQAIARQADIIAALTLEVLKGTTKAFDSDIHSLRPHPGQTEVALRFRSLLDSDHHPSEIAESHRFCDRVQDAYTMRCCPQVHGIANDTIQFVLNIINTEINSATDNPMVFADRGETISGGNFHGEYPAKALDFLAIAVHELASISERRIERLCNPSLSELPAFLVNEGGLNSGFMIAHCTAASLVSENKVLCHPSSVDSLSTSAATEDHVSMGGWAARKALRVVEHVEQVLAIELLAACQGIEFLRPLRTTTPLEKVYDLVRSVVKPWIKDRFMSPDIEAVHRLLLDQKVWTVAKPYIDKYQTEYIPESRPVSPTAFSLESPASPRKRCRHE
- the hal gene encoding histidine ammonia-lyase isoform X2; this encodes MPCFTVHVRDEWLAVPCRDSKSTIRWLGLEALKRYMKNKPDNGGIPALKDARFVVRRCQGLGLLDADDTVDDVLEENDFVELVIDGDTMCPDFIPCAPGVSHLTAAYREPEDSICLDGNSLTSTHLVDLGRGLYKITLAAEAERKVVQARELLDTIVKENRVVYGITTGFGKFARTVIPVSKLKELQENLVRSHSAGVGNPLSPERTRMLLALRINVLAKGHSGISLETLRAMIQAFNASCLSFVPEKGTVGASGDLAPLSHLALGLMGEGKMWSPKSGWADAKYVLQAHGLKPISLKPKEGLALINGTQMITSLGAEAVERAQAIARQADIIAALTLEVLKGTTKAFDSDIHSLRPHPGQTEVALRFRSLLDSDHHPSEIAESHRFCDRVQDAYTMRCCPQVHGIANDTIQFVLNIINTEINSATDNPMVFADRGETISGGNFHGEYPAKALDFLAIAVHELASISERRIERLCNPSLSELPAFLVNEGGLNSGFMIAHCTAASLVSENKVLCHPSSVDSLSTSAATEDHVSMGGWAARKALRVVEHVEQVLAIELLAACQGIEFLRPLRTTTPLEKVYDLVRSVVKPWIKDRFMSPDIEAVHRLLLDQKVWTVAKPYIDKYQTEYIPESRPVSPTAFSLESPASPRKRCRHE